The Chloroflexota bacterium genome includes the window GAGCATTGGGCAAACTTCGATCACCTTGGCCTCCTGCAACAGCTTGGCGTCATGACTCCACGGGGCACGCAGCCATCGACGGGCGCCTGATTCGCGTCGGCGCCCACGGCACGCCGCATATCGAGTCCCGCACGCTCCCCGGCGGGCCCCAGCAACGGAACGCCTGCGAACCGTAACGGCCGGGCAACGATCGGCTACGGTGGAAATTGCCCGACGGGTTCACGCTTGAAGGAGATCAGGGCCAGCTTGGCGTGTCGCCGAGCTGGGCCGCTGGCTCCCGGAGGGCGTGTATGTGGCGAGGTGAAGTACACCGACCTTACCTCATCGCGCGATACGGGGAAAGCGCCAGAGCGCCCGGCGCGTACACAGCGAACGGACGGGTTCTCGCCGTTGGCGACCACGATAACACGCGGCGCGTGCTGTCGTCGCTGGCGCGGATCGAGGGCTGCGACGTCCGGGAAGCGCGGTCGGGCCCCGAGGCCTTCGAGATCATGGCGCGATGGGCGCCGAATATGTTGTTGCTCGATCTCCCGCATCCCACGGATCCACCGGCCGCGAAAGCGCTCTTGCGCTCATATCGGGCCGCGTCTCAGCTCCCCGTGGCGATCGTCGTGCTGACGGAGACCGCGCTCACCGCGGCCGAGGAGGCCGAAATTGGCGCCGAGCGGGCCCTGGCGAAGCCGTTTTCCGTCGTGCAGGTTCTCCAAAGCCTCCAGGAATTCGCCGCTTGCGGATAGCCCGCGCCCGACCCGGCCGCCCGGCGCGTCACGACGCCGAGCGCATCACCCGTTCGATGCTTCTGAAGAGCCGACCCAGGTCGAAGGGCTTGCTGATCCACGCGGCCGCCCCGATCTCCCGCGCAGCCACCTCGCCGTTATCGTCGGACGTCACCACGATGATGGGTATTGCAAGGCCGCGGTCCGCTATCTCACGAGCAAAGCCGCGGCCGTCGAGCACGGGCATGTTGATGTCGAGAAGCACCAGCGCCGGGAGCTCGCGCCCAACCTCCAGCAGGGCGGTTTGCCCGTTAGTGGCGACGCTCACGCGAAATCCCCAGAACTCCAGGCCAGCGGCGACGCTCGATCGGAACAACGGATCATCGTCCACGACGAGGATCAGCTCATCGGACACGGCTGCGTTCCAGGGTACAGAGTCGGCTTCCTGTTCGGATCGTAGCCGACGAGTCACATGCGATACCGTTGCGGAGCGTAACAGATGTGTAAACCGCTGCACGCCGAACGTCACCCGGTCCGGGACCCCTGTGCCGCTACGCGCGCTCGGCGCGTACGTACTTCTGCCTCAGCTTGGTCCACGCGGCGGCATGCTGCTCCGCCTGCATCTTCCAGTGCTCCGGCAGGTCGCGATACGGGGACCGCATCGGTCCTCCCTTGATGTACCCCGCGGCGTTCGTGAACCACTTGTTGACCTGCGCGTTGTACTCCGGGAAACCCGTCACGAACTCTCCGCGAGGGACCGCGGGCGGCACGGAGCTGATATCCTCCCAGATCTCTTCGACGCGCGCGGAATCGTTCTTCAACATCGCGTCCGAGAGGGCGACGACCGGCTCGGGCCCCATCGCGATGGTCGTCGACCAGAAGGCGCTCACGCGGCTACCCACCATCTTGTAGGCCGCGTACGCGTTGGACTGGCCCGGCTGGAAGTTGATCCGCCCGCCGGTGGCGTCGAGGTCTTCTTTCAGGTGCTCGATTCCATAGGCGATCTTCGTCGTGATCACAGTGGGCGCCTTCTTCGCGACCCCCTCCCAGAACACCGTGGGGAAATTGGACTTGAAGAACATGGCGTTGGCGTAAACCATGATCGGAACGTCGGGCAGCGCTTGGCTCAGCTCAGCAAAAAACTGGACCGAGTTCTCCATCGTCGGTGTCTGCCACAGCGGGAGGCCGACGAAGGAGCCATCGGCGCCCAGGTCTCGGAATCCGCGCATTTGCCGCAACATCTCTTTGGTGCCAAGCGCCGTGGCGCCGCCGAAAACGGGAACCCGCCGGCGCGCGACTTGCACGATGGTGTCGACAAAATCGCGCTTCTCCTCCCAGAGGAGGGCGGCGCACTCGCCGGTCGTCCCGCAGGCGGCGATGCTCCCGACGCCGGCGCCGATCAGCATCTCGGTCATCCGCGCGGCTTCGTCGAGGTCCACCGAATCCGGGACGTCCCAGCCCCCAGCGCCTTCTTTACACGGTGTGGGCACCATCGCGGTTACTCCTCGGATATCTCGCGCCGTGAGCATCGCTCCTCCTCTCTGATCTCGGAATTGGCCCAGCGCACGCCCCGCGCGCTCGTACAGGGTCAATCCTACTCCATCGGTCTACGCAAACAGACTTGACTACCCGGGCGCTATTCGACCTCGGTCCAGCCGTACATTCCGCTCTGAAAGTGCGGCCGCACCAGACAAATGAGGAGGTAGCGACCTGGCGCGGCAAACGAGCTTGCGGGTATCGTGAAACACGTTCCATTGGCAAGGCAGCCTGACGTCAGTGATGTCCATTCCGAAGCACCCGGTTCCCCCGCTCCACGGGATCGCCCCTTCCTGGGCTGCAAGAACCGTGGCCGGCAGCGCGACAGCCGCCATCTGGCCGGCTGCGAGGGTCACGTTCCAACTGAGGCGGGATCGATCGAGGACGCGTGTCGCGGCGCCGATATGCTGGATTATCTCCTCCTCCTTCGGCAGTCGCGACACCAGGCCTCACGTCACCGCCCGCGAGCCGGATCATTACATCTGCGTGAAGGACCGAGACCTTCCGCAAGTCCGTCGACTTGTGCCCGTCCGGACTGGGTCATAGACTCGGCCGAAGGCGCTCAAGAGCGTTGGGGCGGGGAACCCGCGAAATCCGTAAGAGACGACCAGCCATGCGATTCGGAATCCTCGCGGTCGCCGTCGTCCTGCTCGCCGGCTGCGCCTCACCGGCCTCGCGGCAGGCCGGCTCCGGGGAGCCCTCTCGAGCCGGCCAGCAGTCCGCGGCGCACCAGCCCACGACCCTCCAGGCGATCATGAAGGTGGAGCCCGCCAGCCTTGCCGCAAGGCCTGTGGTTGCGACGGGCATCAGCATCGCCTTCGCTCAGCGTTTGTTCAACGCCACCCTCGACATTACCGATGGTCAGGAGCGCTCGCATCCGTATCTTGCGGAAGCGCTTCCCCAACTCAACACCGATAGCTGGAAGGTCTCGCCGGACGGGCGGATGGAGACGACGTGGCGCCTGCGACCGAACATCACCTGGCAGGACGGAACGGCCCTAACCGCCAACGATTTCGTCTTCGCCTGGAAGGTCTATTCCACGCCCGATCTCGGGCAGAGCTCATCGCCGCCGTTCGCGCAGATGGACGAGGTCATCGCGCAGGACGACCGAACCGTCGTCATCCGCTGGAAGACGCCGTACCCGGACGCGGCATCGATGAACGGCGAGTACCAGGCCCTTCCGATGCATCTGCTTCAATCGGCCTTCGAGCAGGATGACGCCGCGGCCTTTTCCAACGAGCCGTTCTGGGCCAGCCAATATATTGGACTGGGCCCGTACAAGCTCGACCGGTGGGAGCCGGGCGCGGAGATTCAGGCCGTCGCGTTCGACGGACACGTCCTGGGGCGCCCGAAGATCGACCGAATCGTGATCCACTTCGTTCCTGACGAAAACACGGCGCTCACCAATTTGCTCTCTGGCGATGTGCAATGGGCCACGGATCGAACTATCCGGTATGAGCAGGCGAAAGTGCTCAAAGAGCGCTGGGGAACCACCGGGGGAACCCCGATCCTCACGCCCGCGCAGCCGCGGTTTCTGGAGATCCAGGTCCGTCCGGACCTGGCCAATCCGCGCGTGCTGCTGACGGTCAAGGGCCGCCAGGCGCTCGCCTCCGCCATGGATCGCGACGCGCTGAACCAGGGGCTATTCGAGGGCCAGGGCGTGCCCAGCGAGACCATGATCACGCAGTACTACCCATACTTCAAACAGGTCGACGGGGCGATCACAAAATTCCCCTTCGACCCTGCGCGCGTTGCGCAGCTCTTCGGCGAGGAAGGTTACGCGAAGGGGCCGGATGGATTCCTCAGCAGCGCCGGGGACCATCTCACGATTCCCTTCCTTCAGGAGGCCGGCGACCAGACTCAACGTGAAATGAGCATCATCACGGATACCTGGCGCCGGGTCGGCATTGACTCGCAGGTCAGCGTCATGGCCTCTTCCCAGCTACGGGACTATCGTGTGCGAGCGACATTCCCCGGTGTGTACTCCACGGCAACGAGCGCCGCGGTGGAAGGTGGCACGAAGAACCTGCAAAACTTCGTCAGCTCGCAGATCGGCACCGTCGACCGCGGCTGGCGCGGATCGAACTATGGTGGCTGGTCCAACGCAGAATACGACCGGCTGTACAGCGCCTTCAGCACCACGCTCGAACCCTCGGAGCGAGCCCAGCAGGTGACGCAGATGGCCAAGATCATCAGCGACGACGTGCCGTTCATCATGATGTTCTTCAACTTCAACGTCTCGGCCCACTCCGCGGCATTGACGGGGCCAGATCCCAACGCGTTTGACACGTTGGTCGACTGGAACGTCTATGAGTGGCAGATGAAGGAGTAGTCCGCGAGGGCGGCTTCGGCGATGACCTGGGCGCGCGACCTTTCGGCCGATGGATGGCTGCTCTTCGCGACGTGCTGGATGCGAAACTTCGCCTATGGGTTCCTGTCGGTCATCTTCGGCCTCTATCTGATCAGCCTGGGCCTTCACGTTGCGGCGGTCGGCGCCATTGTTACGGCGGTCCTGGCGGGCGGCGCCGCGCTGACCCTTGTGCTGACCTCCTTCGCCGATCGCGTGGGACGTCGCCTCGTCCTCATGGCAGGCGCCGTTCTCATGGCGATATCAGGCGCGGCGTTCGCATGGACATCCCAGCCGGCGCTGCTCACCGCCGCCGCCATCCTGGGCTCGATGAGTCCCTCGGGGAAGGACGTCGGGCCATTCCTCTCGATCGAGCAGGCGATCCTTCCCCAGACCAGCGCGCCCGCCCGTCGCACGGAGCTGTTCGCGGCCTACAACATCGTCAACTACATCGCCACCGCGATGGGCGCCGCCATTGCCGGCGCACCGAGCATCGTGGGCATTCCTGTCCAAGACGGATTTCGTCTCCTATTCCTGGCCTACGCCGTCGTCGGGGTTCTGCTCCTGGCGCTATTCGCACGCCTCTCCCCCATGGCCGAGGCTCAGGAAGTCACCCGAGTCGCCACGTCAAGGCTCTTCGGCCTGCAGCGCTCTCGGGGCGTTGTCGCGAAGCTCGCTGCCCTCTTCGCCCTCGACTCGTTTGCCGGCGGCTTTGTTGTCCAGAGCCTTATCGCCGTCTGGTTCAGCCTCCGGTTCGGCGCGGGGCCGGGGACGATCGGGGCGATATTCTTCGGCACGAACCTCCTGGCGGGCGCCTCATTCCTCGCTGCTGCGCCACTCGCCAGACGCTTCGGCCTGCTCAACACGATGGTGTTCACGCATCTGCCGTCCAACGTGCTGCTCCTCTTCGTGCCGCTCATGCCGACGGTGGAGCTGGCCGTGGCCGTGCTCCTCGTTCGCTTCCTGTTGTCCCAGCTCGACGTGCCAACCCGCCAGTCGTACACGATGGCGATCGTCGACCCATCCGAGCGCGCCGCCGCGGGCGGGATCCTCGCCGTGAGCAGAAACGCGGCGGCCGCCCTCGCACCGCTGTTCGCCGGCGCGACGCTGTCGCTTCCCGTCCTCGGGCTACCGTTCCTGCTGGCTGGCGGGCTCAAGATCCTGTACGACCTGGCCATCTTTCAGACGTTCCGTCGCGTGCGACCTCCCGAGGAACAGACGGTCCCCTCGAGGGCGTGAGTCATCGAGTTGGCCCGATGCCGGGCGGCTGCCCTACACTGGGAACGCCAAGCCTCGATATACGTAAGGAGAAGCGCCATGTCCGGTCTCGACGACGTGCTCGAAGAGGTTGCTCTCGCCAGCCGCATGCTATTCGAGATGGGCCTGGCGGATGCCGCCACCATCGAACGGGGACACGTCAGCCTTCGAGTACCGGGCCAGCCGGACCGATTTGTCATCAAGGCGCTGGGGCCGGCGCTCTCGATGACCCGGAAAGAGCACATGGTGGTCGTCGACGTGAACGGCTTCAAGGTCGGCGGTCCGCGCGAGCTGAATCTTCCGAACGAAGTCAAGATGCACTCGTGCATCTTGCGGGAGCGGCCAGACGTTAACTCCGTCGTCCACGTCCATCCTCGCTACACCGTGCTCATGAGCGTCCTCCAGGAGCAGCTCGCGCCGATGTGCATCGAGGGCATGCAGCTCTTCAACGAGCCGCTCCCTCTGTTCCCCAGTCCCAGGTTGATCATTCGCGAGGAAGACGGTGTCGAAGTCGCAAAGCTTCTCGGCGCCCGAGACGCGATCTTGCTCCAGGGCCACGGGGCGGCTACGGTGGGCGCCGACATGGAGGACTCGATCACGAACATGCTGTGTTTGGAGGAGCAGGCCCGAATGAACTATCTGGCCTTCTGCGCGGCCGGACGGGACCACGCGGCGCTGCGTCCCGAGCAGCGAGTCGAATTCGCGCAGAATATGCGTCGGCTGGGCGAGCAAGAGCACCTGAAGCCCGAGGTCGCGCCCACCCCTCGGAAGCCAAGCGGCATTTGGAACCACTACGCGCGGCTGGCGGCAGAGTAGGGACGGCGCCCACCGCCTGGGCTCCGTGCCATCACCGGAACCGATCGCCGACCCCGACTCGCGGGGCCGTCGGGGCGAGCCCGATCGCGGGTTTGCATCAGGGGCCCGGGTGGGGTGGCGCCGCCGGACTCGTCCGATCGACCACCGTCACGACCAACGTATGCACGCCGAACCGAAACGCGGATGCCTCGTCGGGAAAGAAGATCTCAACGCGGTCGCCAACGACCGCGCCCCCCGTGTCTTCGGCGACGAAGAGCGTGTCGAACCCCTCGATCTGCAGGTGCGATCCCAGGGGGATCACACGTGGATCGACGGCCACCGTCCCCCAGTGAGCCACCGTCCCGGATTTCGTGATGGTCCCATTTGCTCCGTTCCCGGGCTGCTGCCAGGAATATGCGGTCACGGTGGCGGAGAAGGCGCGGGATCCAACCCCTGCCGCCTGCACCGTACCGGATCGCGAGGCTCGAATGTCGGGTGGATCGAGGAATTCACCGGCCGTCCACCCTTGAGCGCCCGCCTGATCGTAGCCGGTGACCAGGTACCAGTCGCGTCCGTCGCCATCGAATCGGGGGCCGCGCACGATCTGGACGGTGGTTCCTTCCGGGAGGAGCGCTTCGGCGACGAAGTCGAGGCCCGGGCCGGCGCGCACGAGGAGTCCGTCACCGCCGGTTCCCGCGACCCGTGCTGTGACAGCAGTCGGACCCAATCCCGTTTGCACGCCCATGGCCGTCGCGGTGGCTGGCGGCATGACGAGGCCAGTGAGGAGGGTGCTGAGGATCGTCATTTTGTAGCCGAGCCCAATCGCTTGCCAATCGTGCATGCCCGCCATCGATGCGGCGCCCAAACGACTGTCCGGTCGGGCGCTCGAGGTTGCCGGTTCGCGGCGCATTCGCCGACGCGCACCGGACCGCGTCGCTACAGCCTAGGCATCGGCAACGATACCAGTCAACACTTTTTGCAGATCTGCGGCGATTATGTAACGGCAATGTGAGTTTTGTTTGACGCGGCCGTGACCGATGCGCGCGACCCTCCGGGGGCGCCACGACCTAGGACATTCAGCTGAGGGTAACTCGCTGAAACGTCATTCCCGCGGCGCGGACCGATCGCTCCGCGGAGCACGCGAAGCCGCGATAATCGTCGTTGAGATACCGCCGCCCAGCGGCCGAGCGCCCTCTGCCACGCTCGGCGGGGCCATCGTAGGGGGGAAGGTCCAGTGGCGATGATTGAGGGTGCGATCCGAGGCGCGCCGGCCGTCAAGATTGGACCGCGAGGCCGACGCATTGGCCGCACCGAGGAGCTGGCCATCGAAACCATCGTCAAGGCGGCGAAGATCTACGCGTTGGCCGCACTGGACATCTGCGGCCGCGACCGGCCGCCCCATTAGCGGGGCTGCGGCGGGAAGCGCTGGACCATGGCGAGCCACTGGCCGAAGTACGTGTTGATCGGCGGCACATCCGGATCGCGGATCACGCCAACGGGATCTACGCCTCGCCGCACCTTCTCGATCTCCCGCTTGAGCACCTCTCGGTAGAGCAGGATTCCGCGGTCCGAAGTCGCCAGGCGCTCCTGGGTCCGGTCAGCGATCGCCCCCTGGGTCTCGAGCGCCATCAGGTCCTGCGCTTGCACGCCGTCCATCCGGTACGTGGCGACCGGGTACACCGCGTCCGCCGGGCTTTTCGTCGGCCAGATGCCCCGGCGCAGTTCAGCGCCCCCGTTCAGGTCGCCCGGATGCCGGCCCGGACGGGCAGCGCCCGGAACATCGCCAACGTCCACCCACACGCTATAGCGAACCATGTGGTGGTCGTCGATCGGTACGCGCACCCCGATGTGGTTATACGTTCGTTGAGCATTCGGGAAGATCATGAGATCCACATCGTCGTAGCCGCTGGCGTGCCGCTGCCGGCGCCTGATCCCGAATGGCTCCTCAGCGTATTCGAGGGTCTGGAGGGAATCGATGCGGCCGCGCGCGGTACTCATCCCGGCGACGCCTCGCTGCGCGCTGTCCTGATGGAGAATGAACACATGGGCTTGGTCCATGTGATTCTCCATTCCCTGGAGCCAGTTACAGTCGAAGCGCTGCGCGCCGGTGGGGAAGACCGGTCCAAAGTCCGCAATGTCCCAACGCGGAAGGACGGGCGCCGGGCGCGGCCCGAGATATGCCCAGTACAGCCCGTATTGCTCCTGTACCGGGTAGGCCGGGTGCTTGACGGTGCGGTGGAGGCGACTATCGTGGGGCTCGGCGGGGGTTTCGAGGCAGTTCCCGTCGACGTCGTAGAGCCAACCGTGGTAGGCGCACGCAATGCCTCTTTCCTCGACTCGCCCGTAGAGCAGCGACGCGCCCCGGTGCGAGCAGTGATCGCCCAACAGGCCGATCTTTCCGATGGCGTCGCGGAACAGGACGAGGTCCTCCCCCAGGACGCGAACGTGCGTGGTCGGCGTCCGATCACTGCGGTCGCTCACCGGGGCAATAGGCAGCCAGTATCGGCGGAACAGCTCGCCGCACGGCGTGCCCGGCCCCACCCGCGTGAGCAGCTCATTCTCCTCCGGGGACAGCACGATCACCTCCCGCCCCTCGCCGGCTGACGGAGCAAACGGTCCAGGGGAATTCACCCCATACATCACACCCCAGACGGGCGTAGAGGTCAAGGGCGGGCGCGTGATTGCTGCGCCCTTACACCGGCATTACAATCGCCACTTACTGACCTCAGTGGAACCGCGAAGTCACGGTTCCCGCGAAGGGTACCAGCGAGTGCAGCAACCCGCCGTCTGCAACGAGGCGCCCGTTGAAGCTGCGCAGTCACAAAGGGGGACGGTCAGACCCATGCCTCAAGTCGGGGAATACGCTGACATTTTTCGGGCGTTGGGACGGTTCTTGGACGACCTGAACGCCGCGAGCGTGCAGATCGACAATCAGGGCGAATACATGGCCGTGCGGTGGAACCGCACGCTGGGAAGCGTTCAGGAACGCATCTTTCGGGAGCGCGACCTCGATGCGCTCCGGGAGCAGGCGCGGGCGATGCGCCGCGGACTGCTAAAAGCGAGCCCCAGTCGCGGGAGCCTCGCCGAATTGCTTCGAACGCTTGGTCAGGAGCTCGACCGCGACAAGATCGAAGTCAGCACGATTTCTCAGAACGAGGTCGGGTTCGATCTAACGGGCACGGTCGACCGCCGGTACGTTCGGCGGTCGTATGTCCTGAGCGAGCTGGAGGCGATATCCACGCAGCGGATGGTCCTCCGAGGAGGCGCCGCACCTCCCGAAGATACGTCTTACGCCGCTCGCTTCAAACGGTTGGTTGATCAGGGGCGGTGATGGTGCGGACGCCGACCATCGGATCTCACGGCTTTCGGTTCGCGGTCGCGCTGGCGCTTCCGGGCGTCGGAAGCGGCTGGCGCGCTCACCGAACGTCGATCGTCTGCCCACCGTCGATGACGAGCGAATGCCCGGTGACGTACGACGACTCGTCGCTCGCCAGAAAGAGCACGGCGTACGCCACCTCTTCCGGTCTGCCGAGTCGATGCAGCGCCCTTACCGCGGAAGCGGCATCCTCGCGCGCCGCGTCATCCATCGGGTTTGGCTGGGGTGGCCACCCCCGCCACCGGGGCGTGTCGATCGGACCGGGGCATACGCAGTTCACCCGCACGGTTGGCCCGTAGTCGATGGCCATCTCCCGGGTGAGGTTCACAATCGCCGCCTTGGTCGCGCAATAAGCGGCGTTCTCCGCGCGAGCCAGTATGCCTTGGGTCGAGGCCGTGAACACCACGTTGCCCCGTCCCGCTCGGAGGAAGTGGGGGAGTACCGCCCGGGCCCCATAGTAGAGACCGTACAGGTTGAGCTGGACGATCCGATCCCATGCCTCGTCGCTGATCTCGTGGATCTTCCCACGCGCGGCGCCACCGGCATTGCTGTGCAGAACGTCCAACCCGCCGTACCGGTCCAGCGCCGTCG containing:
- a CDS encoding ABC transporter substrate-binding protein; amino-acid sequence: MRFGILAVAVVLLAGCASPASRQAGSGEPSRAGQQSAAHQPTTLQAIMKVEPASLAARPVVATGISIAFAQRLFNATLDITDGQERSHPYLAEALPQLNTDSWKVSPDGRMETTWRLRPNITWQDGTALTANDFVFAWKVYSTPDLGQSSSPPFAQMDEVIAQDDRTVVIRWKTPYPDAASMNGEYQALPMHLLQSAFEQDDAAAFSNEPFWASQYIGLGPYKLDRWEPGAEIQAVAFDGHVLGRPKIDRIVIHFVPDENTALTNLLSGDVQWATDRTIRYEQAKVLKERWGTTGGTPILTPAQPRFLEIQVRPDLANPRVLLTVKGRQALASAMDRDALNQGLFEGQGVPSETMITQYYPYFKQVDGAITKFPFDPARVAQLFGEEGYAKGPDGFLSSAGDHLTIPFLQEAGDQTQREMSIITDTWRRVGIDSQVSVMASSQLRDYRVRATFPGVYSTATSAAVEGGTKNLQNFVSSQIGTVDRGWRGSNYGGWSNAEYDRLYSAFSTTLEPSERAQQVTQMAKIISDDVPFIMMFFNFNVSAHSAALTGPDPNAFDTLVDWNVYEWQMKE
- a CDS encoding Rieske 2Fe-2S domain-containing protein; the protein is MLSPEENELLTRVGPGTPCGELFRRYWLPIAPVSDRSDRTPTTHVRVLGEDLVLFRDAIGKIGLLGDHCSHRGASLLYGRVEERGIACAYHGWLYDVDGNCLETPAEPHDSRLHRTVKHPAYPVQEQYGLYWAYLGPRPAPVLPRWDIADFGPVFPTGAQRFDCNWLQGMENHMDQAHVFILHQDSAQRGVAGMSTARGRIDSLQTLEYAEEPFGIRRRQRHASGYDDVDLMIFPNAQRTYNHIGVRVPIDDHHMVRYSVWVDVGDVPGAARPGRHPGDLNGGAELRRGIWPTKSPADAVYPVATYRMDGVQAQDLMALETQGAIADRTQERLATSDRGILLYREVLKREIEKVRRGVDPVGVIRDPDVPPINTYFGQWLAMVQRFPPQPR
- a CDS encoding class II aldolase/adducin family protein; translated protein: MSGLDDVLEEVALASRMLFEMGLADAATIERGHVSLRVPGQPDRFVIKALGPALSMTRKEHMVVVDVNGFKVGGPRELNLPNEVKMHSCILRERPDVNSVVHVHPRYTVLMSVLQEQLAPMCIEGMQLFNEPLPLFPSPRLIIREEDGVEVAKLLGARDAILLQGHGAATVGADMEDSITNMLCLEEQARMNYLAFCAAGRDHAALRPEQRVEFAQNMRRLGEQEHLKPEVAPTPRKPSGIWNHYARLAAE
- a CDS encoding 3D domain-containing protein — protein: MHDWQAIGLGYKMTILSTLLTGLVMPPATATAMGVQTGLGPTAVTARVAGTGGDGLLVRAGPGLDFVAEALLPEGTTVQIVRGPRFDGDGRDWYLVTGYDQAGAQGWTAGEFLDPPDIRASRSGTVQAAGVGSRAFSATVTAYSWQQPGNGANGTITKSGTVAHWGTVAVDPRVIPLGSHLQIEGFDTLFVAEDTGGAVVGDRVEIFFPDEASAFRFGVHTLVVTVVDRTSPAAPPHPGP
- a CDS encoding response regulator, translating into MWRGEVHRPYLIARYGESARAPGAYTANGRVLAVGDHDNTRRVLSSLARIEGCDVREARSGPEAFEIMARWAPNMLLLDLPHPTDPPAAKALLRSYRAASQLPVAIVVLTETALTAAEEAEIGAERALAKPFSVVQVLQSLQEFAACG
- a CDS encoding dihydrodipicolinate synthase family protein, whose translation is MLTARDIRGVTAMVPTPCKEGAGGWDVPDSVDLDEAARMTEMLIGAGVGSIAACGTTGECAALLWEEKRDFVDTIVQVARRRVPVFGGATALGTKEMLRQMRGFRDLGADGSFVGLPLWQTPTMENSVQFFAELSQALPDVPIMVYANAMFFKSNFPTVFWEGVAKKAPTVITTKIAYGIEHLKEDLDATGGRINFQPGQSNAYAAYKMVGSRVSAFWSTTIAMGPEPVVALSDAMLKNDSARVEEIWEDISSVPPAVPRGEFVTGFPEYNAQVNKWFTNAAGYIKGGPMRSPYRDLPEHWKMQAEQHAAAWTKLRQKYVRAERA
- a CDS encoding response regulator, whose product is MSDELILVVDDDPLFRSSVAAGLEFWGFRVSVATNGQTALLEVGRELPALVLLDINMPVLDGRGFAREIADRGLAIPIIVVTSDDNGEVAAREIGAAAWISKPFDLGRLFRSIERVMRSAS
- a CDS encoding MFS transporter; protein product: MTWARDLSADGWLLFATCWMRNFAYGFLSVIFGLYLISLGLHVAAVGAIVTAVLAGGAALTLVLTSFADRVGRRLVLMAGAVLMAISGAAFAWTSQPALLTAAAILGSMSPSGKDVGPFLSIEQAILPQTSAPARRTELFAAYNIVNYIATAMGAAIAGAPSIVGIPVQDGFRLLFLAYAVVGVLLLALFARLSPMAEAQEVTRVATSRLFGLQRSRGVVAKLAALFALDSFAGGFVVQSLIAVWFSLRFGAGPGTIGAIFFGTNLLAGASFLAAAPLARRFGLLNTMVFTHLPSNVLLLFVPLMPTVELAVAVLLVRFLLSQLDVPTRQSYTMAIVDPSERAAAGGILAVSRNAAAALAPLFAGATLSLPVLGLPFLLAGGLKILYDLAIFQTFRRVRPPEEQTVPSRA
- a CDS encoding SDR family oxidoreductase, whose translation is MAPAQEADEHPMIQPGRGRLTGKTALVTGADSGIGRATARVFAREGAKVVCMDIWETGAPRVDRLIHSDGGDAIFVQGDVTNREDWQRAVATALDRYGGLDVLHSNAGGAARGKIHEISDEAWDRIVQLNLYGLYYGARAVLPHFLRAGRGNVVFTASTQGILARAENAAYCATKAAIVNLTREMAIDYGPTVRVNCVCPGPIDTPRWRGWPPQPNPMDDAAREDAASAVRALHRLGRPEEVAYAVLFLASDESSYVTGHSLVIDGGQTIDVR